The stretch of DNA GGCATCACGGATGATGTAGGTCTTGTCGGGATCCATGATGTACTCCCGGATCGTGCCGGTTGTTACCATGACTTCGACCGCCGGGACCAGTCCGCCGTTGATCGAAGGGATCAATCGCAAAGAGATGATGCCTTTGAGCGTCGAAGCCAGCATCAAACGAATCTGTTTTTGCTGATAAGGGGGAAAGAAGTCGATGACCCTGGTGATGGTTTCTGTGGCATCTATCGTATGCAGCGTCGATAGGACGAAGTTGCCGATCTCGGCAGCCGTCATTGCCGCTGCCACGGTCTCATGGTCGCGCATCTCCCCGATTAGGATGACGTCCGGATCCTGCCGAACCACATGACGCAATGCATCTGCATAGCTGTCGGTGTCGATGCCGATCTCTCGCTGATTGACGATACACCTGTTGTCCTGATGCAAGACCTCGATTGGATCCTCGATCGTAACGATGTGACCATCCCTGGTCGAATTGATATGATCGATCATCGCAGCTAGTGTGGTGGTTTTTCCCGAACCTGCTGTTCCGGTCACCAACACCAGACCCCGAGGCTCATTAGCTAGAGCTCGAACCGTAGCTGGTAGCCCCAGGGACTCGATGCTCTCCCGCTCGGTCGTGACGCGACGCAGCGTCATTCCAATGCTTCCCCGCTGGTGGAAGACGTTCACCCGAAAGCGCCCGACTCCGGGCAGTGAATAAGCGAAGTCTATCTCTCGGCGCTGTTCGAAGGAGTGAATCTGACGCTCATCCATCATCCCGTTGGCAAGAATTCGCGTCTGTTCAGGATTCAGCGACTGGAACTGCTCCCGTAGCACTATCAGGCGCCCGTTGAGTCTGATTGCAGGCGGACTCCCCGCCTTCAGATGAAGGTCGGATGAACCCTTCTCGGTCATAAGTTTAAGAAGCCCGTCGATCTCGGCCATCAGACACCACCTTGGAATATCCGCACACTCAACCAAAACGATACATCACTGTGTATCGGCATGTTCGAGCGGTCTCTCCAGTGTTGGCGCTTTAGGGGCGCGTGGCACCCGCAAAATCCCGGCGGGTCATCGGATCGATCGAGACCACATCTCCGGTACGCGGTGAGTGGATGTAACGGCCTCCACCAACGTAGATGCCCACATGATGGATCGGCCTGCCAAAGAACACCAGGTCGCCCGGTTGCAGGTCTTGCCTAGACACCCGCTGTCCGACATTGATCTGCTGTCTGGACACCCGAGGAAGGTTGACGCCCACCTGGCGGAACACGTAACGCGTGAAGCCGCTGCAGTCAAATGAGTTGGGTCCGTTTCCGCCCCACTTGTACGGAGTACCCAGGTACCGCTTGGCGATGTTGACTACCTCGCTCCGGGCAGCCCTAGTCGGGGCAGGGAAGTTACGGTCGCGTGGTTGGCTCCGCCGGGTTGAAGCTGTTCTGAGTTCGGCCTCGGCCCTAGCCCTGTCGGCCCGCTCGATTGCAGCGATCTCATCTTCGATTCCCTGGAGCATCCGCCGACGATCGGCCAGTTTGCCTTCGGCAGACGCCCTGCGGGCGGCCATGACTGAGAGTGCCTCAGCAGCCGCTGCCTCCTGAACGACTAGCTCTGCCTCATATCGCTCAGCCTTGGCGCGCGCCTCTTTGAGGGAGCCGACGTTCTCGGCCTCCTCCCTATTCATCTCCTCGAGCATCATCCATGTCGAGGTGAACTCCT from Actinomycetota bacterium encodes:
- a CDS encoding PilT/PilU family type 4a pilus ATPase encodes the protein MAEIDGLLKLMTEKGSSDLHLKAGSPPAIRLNGRLIVLREQFQSLNPEQTRILANGMMDERQIHSFEQRREIDFAYSLPGVGRFRVNVFHQRGSIGMTLRRVTTERESIESLGLPATVRALANEPRGLVLVTGTAGSGKTTTLAAMIDHINSTRDGHIVTIEDPIEVLHQDNRCIVNQREIGIDTDSYADALRHVVRQDPDVILIGEMRDHETVAAAMTAAEIGNFVLSTLHTIDATETITRVIDFFPPYQQKQIRLMLASTLKGIISLRLIPSINGGLVPAVEVMVTTGTIREYIMDPDKTYIIRDAMEDGEYYGMQTFDQSLLRLYTDRKITLDDAKAMAHNAHDFMIKVRQLGIDPQAASESGIY
- a CDS encoding NlpC/P60 family protein → METETKPTFWGGITLKVVYRIAMITLLAALTLQVAAGSATANPALAERREEARRVKAQLDELDRQLALAAEDHNEAAEKHADVTQKINETRSELEKTNARISVLEDYLSASAEAMYRRGPLQFVEVLLSTQDLEEFTSTWMMLEEMNREEAENVGSLKEARAKAERYEAELVVQEAAAAEALSVMAARRASAEGKLADRRRMLQGIEDEIAAIERADRARAEAELRTASTRRSQPRDRNFPAPTRAARSEVVNIAKRYLGTPYKWGGNGPNSFDCSGFTRYVFRQVGVNLPRVSRQQINVGQRVSRQDLQPGDLVFFGRPIHHVGIYVGGGRYIHSPRTGDVVSIDPMTRRDFAGATRP